The following are from one region of the Treponema denticola genome:
- the rpsA gene encoding 30S ribosomal protein S1, with translation MIIAIDGPAGSGKSTLAKMLAEHLNITFMNTGSFYRALALAVLRSFGGRNDGSGGQTPDLSDEKKWTSFAEKTELFYINGSMFLGNENVEAYLRSDAVESIVAPLSAIVPIRHILNKKIREEAAKTGAVCEGRDMTTVVFPNADIKFYLDASVEARAKRRFDQGTSNLSPEEIKKTILERDEVDKNKKEGSLKVAPDAVYLDTSDLNINEVYERMLAEVSAIISASKSENINNKGLSMEKMEVVKDVEKDSNGNIQAQLQEEYLNNFEAPEAGTIKEGYVVAVNNGTVFVDVGGKSEGHIPLDEFDEEPKVNDKVNVLIEKTESSNGHLSVSKLKADRLILQKEFKQAYADKTPIDGTIAKQVRAGYEVKLGGGLTAFLPLSQADVSRVEKPETLVGVKSKFYIEKLSFNSRTGENIVVNRRKYMEGRTEKERDAFFQNTKIGDTVKGTVKSFTSFGAFIDLGGFDGLLHINDMSWGHVTRPKDFVKKGEEIELKVIRLDPENKRINLSLKHFTQDPWLQFEDKFHVEDIVTGTVTKTTDFGAFIELDEGIEGLAHISEFSWVKKINKPEDILKPGDKVTCMILGYDIQAGRVSLGLKQVTDNPWDTIEERYPVGTRLTRKVVKITNAGAFISLEEGIDGFLHADDISWIKRVKHPGSELEVGKEIEVIVIECDAESRRIRLGIKQLTDDPWEKFGAAYKVGSIVEGEVSSITDFGVFVKVPGDIEGLIHKQNLVESRDETPEEALAKYAVGDKIKAVVIEINPRNKKTAFSIKDFKRKQQQEEISQYMSTEQEDDDSSYTLGDLLKNKPE, from the coding sequence ATGATAATAGCGATTGATGGACCTGCAGGCTCAGGCAAAAGTACTCTTGCAAAGATGCTTGCTGAACACTTGAACATTACATTTATGAATACGGGTAGTTTTTATAGGGCCTTGGCTCTGGCTGTACTGCGTTCTTTCGGAGGCAGAAATGACGGAAGCGGCGGACAAACTCCCGATCTTTCGGATGAAAAAAAATGGACCTCATTTGCAGAAAAGACGGAACTTTTTTATATAAACGGCTCCATGTTTTTAGGTAATGAAAATGTTGAGGCTTATCTTCGAAGCGATGCTGTAGAATCCATTGTCGCACCTCTTTCAGCTATAGTTCCTATAAGGCACATATTAAATAAGAAAATTCGTGAAGAAGCCGCTAAAACCGGAGCTGTTTGCGAAGGCAGGGATATGACAACCGTTGTTTTTCCTAATGCAGATATTAAGTTTTATCTTGATGCTTCTGTAGAGGCCAGGGCAAAAAGGCGCTTTGATCAGGGAACAAGCAATCTTTCGCCGGAAGAAATAAAAAAAACGATTCTCGAAAGAGATGAGGTGGATAAAAACAAAAAAGAAGGGAGCTTAAAAGTGGCTCCCGATGCCGTGTACCTCGATACATCGGACTTAAATATAAATGAAGTTTATGAAAGAATGCTGGCAGAGGTGTCGGCAATAATATCGGCATCAAAGTCGGAAAATATCAATAATAAAGGGTTATCTATGGAAAAGATGGAAGTGGTAAAGGATGTTGAAAAAGACTCCAACGGAAACATCCAAGCACAATTACAAGAGGAGTACTTAAATAATTTTGAGGCTCCTGAGGCGGGGACAATTAAAGAAGGTTATGTTGTTGCTGTAAACAACGGAACCGTTTTTGTCGATGTAGGCGGTAAATCCGAGGGACATATTCCTTTGGATGAGTTTGATGAAGAACCTAAGGTAAACGATAAGGTAAATGTACTTATCGAAAAAACCGAAAGCTCAAACGGTCATTTATCCGTATCAAAACTCAAGGCCGATAGGCTTATTCTTCAAAAAGAGTTTAAACAGGCTTATGCCGATAAGACTCCGATTGATGGTACTATCGCAAAGCAGGTTAGGGCCGGCTATGAGGTAAAGCTCGGCGGCGGATTGACTGCTTTTTTACCTTTGAGTCAGGCAGATGTATCCAGAGTCGAAAAGCCTGAAACCCTGGTAGGCGTAAAGTCTAAATTCTACATTGAAAAATTAAGCTTTAATTCACGCACAGGTGAAAATATTGTTGTAAACAGGCGTAAGTACATGGAAGGGCGTACCGAAAAAGAAAGAGACGCCTTTTTTCAAAATACAAAGATAGGCGACACCGTAAAGGGAACGGTTAAGAGCTTTACCAGTTTCGGTGCCTTTATCGATTTGGGCGGTTTTGACGGCCTCTTACATATCAATGATATGAGCTGGGGTCATGTAACCCGTCCTAAGGACTTCGTAAAGAAGGGCGAAGAAATAGAGCTTAAGGTAATCCGCCTTGATCCGGAGAACAAGAGAATAAATCTCTCATTAAAGCATTTTACTCAGGATCCTTGGCTTCAGTTTGAAGACAAGTTCCATGTTGAAGACATTGTTACCGGAACGGTTACAAAGACAACGGATTTCGGTGCCTTTATTGAATTGGATGAAGGAATCGAAGGCCTGGCCCATATCAGCGAATTCAGCTGGGTTAAGAAGATTAATAAGCCTGAGGATATCTTAAAGCCCGGAGATAAGGTAACATGTATGATTCTCGGCTACGATATTCAGGCCGGAAGAGTTTCTTTGGGTCTAAAACAGGTTACGGACAACCCATGGGATACGATTGAAGAGCGTTACCCTGTAGGAACACGCTTAACTCGAAAGGTCGTTAAAATTACAAATGCAGGCGCCTTTATTTCTCTTGAAGAAGGTATCGACGGATTTTTACATGCAGACGATATTTCGTGGATTAAACGCGTAAAACATCCCGGAAGCGAGCTTGAAGTAGGTAAAGAAATCGAAGTTATCGTTATCGAGTGCGATGCCGAATCAAGAAGAATCCGTTTGGGTATTAAACAGCTTACCGATGATCCTTGGGAAAAATTCGGAGCCGCTTATAAGGTCGGTTCTATTGTTGAAGGCGAAGTTTCCTCAATCACCGACTTCGGTGTATTTGTAAAGGTTCCCGGAGATATCGAGGGCTTAATCCACAAACAAAATTTGGTTGAGTCCAGGGATGAAACACCTGAAGAAGCTCTTGCAAAATACGCCGTAGGAGATAAGATCAAGGCTGTAGTAATCGAAATAAATCCGAGAAACAAAAAAACCGCTTTCTCGATTAAAGATTTTAAGCGAAAACAACAGCAGGAAGAAATTTCTCAGTACATGTCAACCGAACAAGAAGATGATGATTCATCTTATACTCTTGGAGACCTTTTAAAGAATAAACCGGAGTAA
- a CDS encoding GerMN domain-containing protein: protein MGKKNTSLGCFFWLAFILLIALLFFINKDNIARVFEKTNAISIFQKKEPQEEKQNEVDLEGIQNEIEKIRAAEKDEENSSEEKAEAEPEKPAEQVQKTVKKNSEPQKTTAEDKPKEEKKTSSQNSNEKKTKTETQPVKKNSESKNKDESKKDVPKLEQKNEKASEKRSSKIYLVKIDSDGKLVRKPIMRQLEKTDSPLTDAINSLLQGPTTEEAKQGFRSFIPPDTKLLSIEVKNGVAEVNISEDFQFNRYGIEAYQAQLEQIVFTACEFSTVSSVQFLINGKKKEYLGAEGIWIGSPLSVNSFVR, encoded by the coding sequence ATGGGAAAGAAAAATACATCTTTAGGCTGTTTTTTTTGGCTTGCTTTTATTTTATTGATAGCCCTGCTCTTTTTTATCAACAAAGACAATATTGCCCGTGTTTTTGAAAAAACAAATGCAATAAGCATATTCCAAAAAAAAGAACCGCAAGAAGAAAAGCAAAATGAAGTAGACCTTGAAGGCATTCAAAATGAAATAGAAAAAATCAGAGCGGCAGAAAAAGATGAAGAAAATTCTTCTGAAGAAAAAGCCGAAGCTGAGCCGGAAAAACCGGCTGAACAAGTTCAAAAAACGGTCAAAAAAAATTCGGAACCGCAAAAAACTACAGCTGAGGATAAACCTAAAGAAGAAAAAAAGACAAGTTCTCAAAACTCAAACGAAAAAAAGACAAAAACGGAAACTCAACCCGTCAAAAAAAACTCTGAAAGCAAAAATAAAGATGAATCTAAAAAAGATGTGCCTAAACTTGAGCAAAAAAACGAAAAAGCATCCGAAAAAAGGAGCTCTAAAATTTATTTGGTTAAAATAGATTCGGACGGTAAATTGGTAAGAAAGCCGATTATGAGACAGCTTGAAAAAACGGACTCGCCTTTAACCGATGCCATAAACAGCCTTCTTCAAGGCCCCACAACGGAAGAAGCAAAACAAGGCTTCCGCTCCTTTATTCCTCCCGATACAAAACTTTTATCGATTGAGGTAAAAAACGGGGTTGCAGAAGTAAATATAAGCGAAGACTTTCAATTTAACAGATACGGCATAGAGGCCTATCAAGCCCAGCTTGAACAAATAGTTTTTACGGCATGCGAATTTTCCACGGTAAGTTCCGTTCAGTTTTTAATTAACGGCAAGAAAAAGGAGTACCTCGGAGCCGAAGGCATATGGATAGGCTCTCCTCTTTCGGTTAATTCGTTTGTAAGATAA
- a CDS encoding STAS domain-containing protein: protein MSNNSVIAGFDDEKDDSLKIRLQRVDGLDKCVVVFLNGYIDTYNSAFFQKRIAKIIDSGFIQIVFNCAALNYVSSTGIGSFTAFLKTVKPRGGDIVLLDIQPKVYEIFQLLGFSQFFNIKDALSDAVSFFQSSSTTANTKVFPKIFACPICSKKLKATKAGRFRCSECKTILAIDNNAQVFLG from the coding sequence ATGAGCAATAACAGTGTTATAGCCGGCTTTGATGATGAAAAAGATGACAGCTTGAAGATCCGGCTTCAAAGAGTAGATGGACTTGATAAATGCGTAGTTGTTTTTTTGAACGGCTACATTGATACCTATAACTCTGCGTTTTTTCAAAAACGTATTGCAAAAATTATAGACAGCGGTTTTATTCAGATTGTATTTAACTGTGCCGCTTTAAATTACGTTTCATCCACAGGTATAGGTTCATTTACAGCCTTTTTAAAAACCGTAAAACCAAGAGGCGGAGATATAGTTTTATTGGATATTCAGCCTAAGGTATATGAAATATTTCAGCTTTTAGGCTTTTCACAATTTTTTAATATTAAGGATGCTTTGTCTGATGCAGTGTCGTTTTTTCAAAGTTCAAGTACTACTGCAAATACCAAAGTATTTCCCAAAATATTTGCCTGTCCCATATGTTCAAAGAAACTCAAGGCTACTAAGGCCGGACGTTTTAGATGTTCGGAATGTAAAACTATATTGGCCATCGATAATAATGCTCAGGTATTTTTGGGCTAA
- a CDS encoding RNA methyltransferase, with product MNFEKTIILCRPETSANIGAVCRVMANTGFSDLRITGDKKDYDETEVLKLALHASHVWKNAHFYPPTIEGLKEAAADCSTLIGTSRRTGHKRKDLGISPEDLCLDLKKFYGGRLGLLFGNERTGLIDEELNICSFSVNIPAEEDFGSYNLSHAVLILCYSLYIAEKNNPLTEKDNPSIEKNIYLQKASMKMIQENSEQICNYLSGLGLFKKGGKKINETFFIELLSSAGASEFDIMHLTEIFKKLFFMYSC from the coding sequence ATGAACTTTGAAAAAACAATTATTCTTTGCCGGCCGGAAACAAGTGCAAACATAGGAGCCGTATGCAGAGTTATGGCAAATACGGGCTTTAGCGATTTAAGAATTACGGGAGACAAGAAGGATTACGATGAAACGGAAGTCTTAAAACTGGCCCTTCACGCCTCCCATGTGTGGAAAAATGCCCATTTTTATCCTCCTACCATTGAAGGCCTAAAAGAAGCGGCAGCGGATTGTTCAACCTTAATAGGAACCAGCAGACGAACAGGCCATAAACGCAAAGATTTAGGAATAAGCCCTGAAGACCTCTGTCTTGATTTAAAAAAATTCTACGGAGGCAGATTAGGCCTCCTTTTTGGCAATGAACGCACCGGTCTTATAGATGAAGAGCTTAATATATGCTCTTTTTCGGTTAATATTCCTGCTGAAGAAGACTTCGGCTCATATAATCTTTCCCATGCCGTGCTTATTCTTTGTTACTCCCTTTATATAGCGGAAAAAAATAATCCGCTGACAGAAAAGGATAATCCAAGCATAGAAAAAAACATTTACTTACAAAAGGCTTCAATGAAAATGATTCAAGAAAACTCGGAACAGATATGCAACTACCTTTCGGGCTTAGGACTATTTAAAAAAGGAGGGAAAAAAATAAACGAGACATTTTTTATTGAACTTTTATCCTCCGCAGGAGCTTCGGAATTCGATATAATGCATTTAACTGAAATTTTTAAGAAACTTTTTTTTATGTATAGTTGTTAA
- the pyrH gene encoding UMP kinase yields MVTVLSVGGSIVAPDKPDFDFLDKFSKTIRSWLSQDSSRKIIMVIGGGAPARDYQNAYRTVCDLRKASAKNDEADWIGIMATRLNAQLVKAVFEDLCPNPVVYDPTAVDMFGGQILVAAGWKPGFSTDNDAVVLAERFSGNLVVNLSNIAKVYTDDPKKNPEAKPIDSISWEDFIKIVGTEWVPGKNTPFDPIASQRAQKAGIRVICAAGKDIENLENILNGKDFKGTVIG; encoded by the coding sequence ATGGTAACTGTTTTGTCGGTAGGAGGCTCTATAGTAGCCCCGGATAAACCGGATTTCGATTTTTTAGATAAATTTTCAAAAACTATCAGAAGTTGGCTTTCGCAAGATTCATCGCGAAAAATTATTATGGTAATCGGGGGCGGAGCTCCTGCCAGAGATTATCAAAACGCATACAGGACAGTTTGTGACCTAAGAAAGGCCTCTGCCAAAAATGATGAAGCGGATTGGATAGGAATAATGGCAACAAGGCTCAATGCCCAGCTTGTAAAGGCTGTTTTTGAAGATCTTTGCCCGAATCCTGTAGTTTACGACCCGACAGCAGTAGATATGTTCGGCGGGCAAATACTGGTTGCAGCAGGCTGGAAACCCGGCTTTTCTACGGATAATGATGCCGTAGTCCTTGCAGAAAGATTTTCGGGAAATTTGGTAGTAAATCTTTCAAACATTGCCAAAGTCTATACAGATGATCCTAAAAAGAATCCTGAAGCTAAACCCATCGATTCTATTTCTTGGGAAGATTTTATAAAAATAGTCGGAACGGAATGGGTTCCCGGAAAAAACACGCCCTTTGACCCCATAGCCAGCCAAAGAGCTCAAAAAGCAGGCATAAGGGTAATATGCGCTGCCGGAAAGGATATTGAGAATTTGGAAAATATTCTCAACGGTAAAGATTTTAAAGGAACGGTAATCGGCTAA
- a CDS encoding DnaJ domain-containing protein produces MENYYNILNVSNNADEDQIKQAYRALAMKYHPDKNPDSKTAEEKFKRISEAYSVLSDPQKRRDYDLSMSSPFSSSAKTYTYGQDTNPFGDDIFSSNWWKNWRNVRNENAKKREKISRSEAFRILIRGIILTIVGLLLFKSIIFLGIFGLLLALSLVTEGVLRIRKGYMAIFD; encoded by the coding sequence ATGGAAAATTATTACAATATACTTAATGTTTCGAATAATGCTGATGAAGACCAAATTAAACAGGCATATAGGGCCTTGGCTATGAAGTATCATCCCGACAAAAACCCGGATAGCAAGACAGCCGAAGAAAAATTTAAGCGTATAAGTGAGGCTTATTCCGTGCTCTCAGACCCTCAAAAAAGAAGAGACTACGATCTCAGTATGTCAAGCCCCTTTAGCTCCTCTGCGAAAACCTATACTTACGGTCAAGACACAAATCCCTTTGGAGACGACATTTTCAGCTCTAATTGGTGGAAAAATTGGAGAAACGTCCGAAATGAAAATGCAAAGAAAAGAGAGAAGATTAGCAGAAGTGAGGCCTTCAGGATACTTATACGCGGCATAATACTGACCATAGTAGGTCTACTGCTGTTTAAGAGTATTATCTTTTTAGGAATTTTTGGGCTTCTATTAGCCTTATCCCTTGTTACAGAGGGTGTCCTCCGAATACGGAAAGGCTATATGGCGATTTTCGATTAG
- the infA gene encoding translation initiation factor IF-1: MAKEEAIEVEGIVKESLPNTMFRVELKNGHVILAHLSGKMRKHYIKIVPGDTVKVALSPYDLTRGRIIFRER; the protein is encoded by the coding sequence GTGGCTAAGGAAGAAGCAATTGAAGTTGAAGGTATTGTTAAGGAGTCTCTTCCCAATACTATGTTTAGGGTTGAGTTAAAAAACGGTCATGTTATTTTGGCTCATTTATCCGGAAAGATGCGGAAGCATTATATTAAAATTGTACCGGGAGATACGGTAAAAGTTGCCCTATCCCCCTATGACTTGACGAGAGGCCGAATTATCTTCAGAGAAAGATAA